In one Fibrobacter sp. genomic region, the following are encoded:
- a CDS encoding peptidoglycan DD-metalloendopeptidase family protein: MRFLVLVITLFLGLGLAEAAPAKPAQNKSAPAKSAPAKAPAKTPAKSAPSKASAKSNNSKSVTKKTDAQINEQKNALKKLESDLAKKRQELAMLETEERGVLNTISLLDQNLNQTRNYLNELAKNESLLERTLVQLAADIDSLDRKIGDRKEVMKKRIRTLYVNGRSSEAKILYSLLTQEGNPERQVYWVHHILYQDREEIDYLQSLVQERDEKKQQEQSHLSDLKTLRSKKAVEEKGLVSQMSGQEKMLKSLKQDQNMQRRALQEFEQNQKTMLALIKKLEERRKKEIEEAKKAEAARKAREKAAKEKGKKLPPPPPKVTKPKVTVAESVKGPKCTPLEGDIISQYGLQEHPVLHIMTRNLGVEIRGKRGASVRAAAAGSVVMVGEIDGRGPSVIIEHAGGTYSVYGHMKSIRVQEGKEVRNCEEIGEVGDVASLNGIKLYFQVSEGTQTIDPLQWLKTK, encoded by the coding sequence ATGCGTTTCTTGGTTCTTGTGATTACGTTGTTCTTGGGCCTTGGCCTTGCTGAGGCCGCACCCGCGAAACCTGCACAGAACAAATCGGCTCCTGCAAAATCAGCGCCGGCGAAAGCACCTGCAAAAACTCCGGCGAAGTCTGCTCCTTCCAAGGCTTCCGCCAAGTCGAATAATTCGAAGTCTGTCACCAAGAAAACCGACGCACAGATCAATGAGCAGAAGAATGCCTTGAAGAAACTGGAATCGGACTTGGCAAAAAAGCGCCAGGAATTGGCCATGCTGGAAACTGAGGAAAGAGGTGTGCTGAACACCATTTCCCTTTTGGACCAGAACTTGAATCAGACGAGAAACTACCTTAACGAACTTGCAAAAAATGAGAGCCTGCTGGAACGCACTCTCGTACAGCTTGCCGCAGATATTGATTCTCTGGACCGAAAGATTGGCGACCGTAAGGAAGTCATGAAGAAGAGAATCCGTACTTTGTATGTAAATGGCCGCAGCAGTGAAGCCAAGATTCTCTATAGCCTTTTGACCCAGGAAGGTAATCCGGAAAGACAGGTCTACTGGGTTCACCATATCCTATACCAGGACAGGGAAGAAATCGATTACCTGCAGAGTCTTGTGCAAGAACGCGATGAAAAGAAACAGCAGGAACAGAGCCACTTGTCCGACCTGAAGACCCTCCGTTCCAAGAAGGCCGTAGAAGAAAAGGGTCTTGTGTCCCAGATGTCTGGCCAGGAAAAAATGCTGAAGTCCCTGAAGCAGGACCAGAATATGCAGCGCCGTGCCTTGCAGGAATTTGAACAGAACCAGAAGACCATGCTCGCTCTTATCAAGAAGTTGGAAGAACGCCGCAAGAAGGAAATCGAGGAAGCCAAGAAGGCAGAAGCTGCCCGGAAGGCTCGAGAAAAGGCCGCCAAGGAAAAGGGCAAGAAGTTGCCGCCTCCGCCGCCGAAGGTTACCAAGCCCAAGGTCACCGTGGCAGAAAGCGTGAAGGGACCCAAGTGTACGCCTCTTGAAGGTGATATCATTAGCCAGTACGGCCTGCAGGAACATCCGGTTCTGCACATTATGACCCGTAACCTGGGCGTGGAAATCCGTGGTAAGCGTGGTGCGTCCGTTCGTGCTGCTGCTGCAGGTTCTGTGGTGATGGTTGGCGAAATCGATGGCCGAGGCCCCTCTGTCATTATTGAACATGCGGGCGGAACCTACTCTGTTTATGGCCATATGAAGTCTATTCGCGTCCAGGAAGGCAAAGAAGTACGAAATTGCGAAGAAATTGGCGAAGTAGGTGATGTGGCCTCCCTAAATGGAATTAAATTGTATTTCCAAGTTAGCGAAGGAACACAAACAATCGATCCGTTGCAATGGTTGAAAACAAAATGA
- a CDS encoding permease-like cell division protein FtsX has protein sequence MFGQLGYLISESFRGMKQHRTVILPSLVTIFLCSLLLSASFVVFGGVTKVLSAEKTLYTVEAFLPEDVGEDSIAVIRDRLEHFKRIDSVSFISADSALADFRNHFSEEMLELVEGNPIPPFFRVTLSEENQDPADLADVRNALLNEGFFDEVQAPVEWVEKIAAWKFKMVFWPICVSVLLLITLSLIICNSVRLSLMSRKLLVENMKYAGGSHFFIEFPFVLQGVIQGFVGSSLSVILLLAIIRAVADALPIVAANLGGLGLILVSVILLVTGLSGYFSFRTVRGFLTIKRNEQE, from the coding sequence GTGTTCGGACAACTTGGCTATTTAATATCAGAATCTTTCCGTGGAATGAAGCAACACCGCACGGTTATCTTGCCGTCGTTGGTCACTATTTTCCTTTGTTCACTGCTGTTGTCTGCATCCTTCGTTGTTTTTGGCGGCGTGACCAAGGTTCTGTCCGCTGAAAAAACTCTTTATACTGTTGAGGCTTTCTTACCTGAAGATGTGGGCGAAGATTCCATTGCTGTCATCCGCGACAGACTGGAACATTTCAAAAGGATCGACTCTGTTTCCTTTATCAGTGCCGATTCCGCCTTGGCTGATTTCCGTAACCATTTCTCCGAAGAGATGCTGGAACTGGTGGAAGGGAATCCTATTCCGCCGTTCTTCCGTGTGACCTTAAGTGAAGAAAACCAGGATCCTGCAGACCTTGCAGATGTAAGGAACGCTCTTTTGAACGAAGGCTTCTTTGATGAAGTGCAGGCTCCGGTAGAATGGGTCGAGAAAATCGCAGCTTGGAAATTCAAGATGGTTTTCTGGCCTATTTGCGTCAGTGTTCTTTTGCTGATTACCCTGTCCTTGATTATTTGCAACTCTGTTCGTCTTTCCTTGATGTCCCGAAAGCTCCTTGTAGAAAACATGAAGTATGCTGGCGGAAGCCATTTCTTTATCGAATTTCCGTTTGTGCTTCAAGGTGTAATCCAAGGTTTTGTGGGAAGTTCCCTTTCTGTGATATTGCTGCTTGCCATTATTAGGGCGGTGGCTGATGCGCTCCCCATTGTCGCTGCTAATCTTGGCGGTTTGGGATTGATTTTGGTGTCTGTCATTTTGCTTGTGACTGGACTTTCCGGATACTTTAGCTTCCGTACAGTACGAGGCTTTTTGACCATAAAGCGCAATGAACAGGAATAG